A region of Thermococcus piezophilus DNA encodes the following proteins:
- the engB gene encoding GTP-binding protein EngB: MIIFVGRSNVGKSTLIFRLTGKLVRRGKRPGVTRKPVEVNWRNRRVIDMPGFGFMSGLPKARQERIKDEIVHFIEDNADEIELAVLVIDGKSALEIIERWEKRGEIPIDVEFFQFLRELGIPTIVAVNKIDKVKNLQATMNRLVEKFGLSGTWNDHRETFVPISAKFGKNLEELRRLMEKKLQEGKKKEKEPSEDFENDMGDGLLDAVE, encoded by the coding sequence ATGATAATTTTCGTGGGGAGATCGAACGTTGGCAAGAGCACGCTCATCTTTCGCCTGACCGGAAAGCTGGTTAGGCGAGGCAAGCGGCCGGGGGTTACGAGAAAGCCTGTCGAGGTCAACTGGCGCAACAGAAGGGTCATCGATATGCCGGGCTTCGGATTCATGAGCGGCCTGCCGAAGGCCAGGCAGGAGAGGATAAAGGACGAGATAGTCCACTTCATAGAAGACAACGCCGACGAAATAGAGCTCGCGGTTCTCGTCATAGACGGCAAGAGCGCGCTGGAGATAATCGAGCGCTGGGAGAAGCGCGGTGAGATACCGATTGACGTCGAGTTCTTCCAGTTCCTCCGAGAACTGGGTATACCTACCATCGTCGCTGTGAACAAAATAGACAAGGTCAAGAACCTTCAGGCCACTATGAACCGTCTCGTGGAGAAGTTCGGGCTGAGCGGCACGTGGAACGACCACAGAGAAACCTTCGTGCCGATATCCGCCAAGTTCGGGAAGAACCTCGAGGAACTGAGGAGGCTCATGGAGAAGAAGCTCCAGGAAGGTAAGAAGAAGGAAAAAGAGCCTTCAGAGGACTTCGAGAACGATATGGGTGATGGTCTCCTTGACGCCGTCGAGTGA
- a CDS encoding Lrp/AsnC family transcriptional regulator, with translation MEEKPTLTPRQIRLLRKFYDEGKTIEVHTVEKTQDELAGELGITRQALSNHLKILKELGYIRTGRGFIDLTDKALDLLGERKGDVFVFVRIEPTKRKHVYEEIKKLRIKKIYRVTGDIDLIIEADKTRLDEILEEIASLDGVKETITHIVLEVL, from the coding sequence ATGGAAGAGAAACCCACCCTTACCCCAAGACAAATTAGACTGCTCAGGAAGTTCTATGACGAAGGCAAGACAATAGAGGTCCATACCGTTGAAAAGACCCAGGATGAACTTGCCGGAGAGCTGGGAATAACCAGGCAGGCTCTCAGCAACCACCTCAAGATTCTCAAAGAGCTCGGCTACATAAGAACGGGAAGGGGCTTCATCGACCTCACCGACAAGGCCCTCGACCTCCTCGGAGAGAGGAAAGGTGACGTCTTTGTCTTTGTTAGAATCGAGCCAACTAAGAGAAAGCACGTTTACGAGGAGATAAAGAAGCTCAGGATAAAGAAGATTTACAGGGTTACCGGGGATATAGACCTCATAATCGAGGCAGACAAGACCAGACTCGACGAGATACTCGAGGAGATAGCCTCACTCGACGGCGTCAAGGAGACCATCACCCATATCGTTCTCGAAGTCCTCTGA
- a CDS encoding 30S ribosomal protein S6e, which yields MATFKLVISNPKNGIARQVEISGEEAEKLIGKRIGEELSAKELGLNLTEIFGEEIPADAKLKITGGTDKDGFPMRPDVHGPRRVKILVSRGPGFRPKEKGERRKKTVRGNTISPEIVQINMKLVF from the coding sequence ATGGCGACCTTTAAACTCGTCATATCGAACCCAAAGAACGGTATCGCCAGGCAGGTTGAGATAAGCGGCGAAGAGGCTGAGAAGCTCATTGGAAAGAGAATCGGAGAGGAACTCTCCGCCAAGGAGCTTGGCCTCAACCTCACCGAGATATTCGGCGAGGAGATTCCGGCCGATGCCAAGCTCAAAATAACCGGCGGAACCGACAAGGATGGCTTCCCCATGAGGCCCGATGTCCATGGTCCGAGGAGGGTCAAGATCCTAGTCTCCAGGGGACCGGGTTTCAGGCCTAAGGAGAAGGGTGAGAGGAGGAAGAAGACCGTCAGGGGCAACACCATCAGCCCCGAGATCGTTCAGATCAACATGAAGCTCGTCTTCTGA
- a CDS encoding ribonucleoside-triphosphate reductase — MEFRDEIIKNLEGEGLWTVITFKTPYGPGVTMEKLSSVVEDAGWKVTFKANWWTADIPYGIIRMDLEREGKEKILLGKWILSEDCALIKVENFDLERGKDEFFRMVDSITSTLIHDPVIRTMREQY; from the coding sequence GTGGAGTTTAGGGATGAGATAATCAAGAACCTTGAGGGAGAGGGCCTCTGGACGGTTATCACGTTCAAGACTCCCTACGGGCCAGGAGTTACGATGGAAAAGCTAAGCTCGGTCGTTGAGGATGCTGGATGGAAAGTAACATTCAAGGCCAACTGGTGGACTGCGGATATACCCTACGGCATCATCAGGATGGACCTCGAGAGGGAAGGAAAGGAGAAGATACTGCTCGGCAAGTGGATACTCAGCGAGGACTGTGCCCTAATCAAAGTGGAGAACTTTGACCTCGAACGCGGAAAGGATGAGTTCTTCCGCATGGTGGACAGCATAACCTCGACCCTCATCCACGACCCCGTGATAAGGACGATGAGGGAGCAGTACTGA
- a CDS encoding geranylgeranylglycerol-phosphate geranylgeranyltransferase produces the protein MELKAFVEITRPHNCVLAGIVGLLGSIVAVGHFPDLKTSLLVFLVVTLGCAGGNTINDYFDYEIDKVNRPDRPLPRGAMDRKTALWYAMLLFAVGMALAYMINRYAFILAVIAYVTMCLYAWKLKPLPFIGNLVVAGLTGATPLYGAVAVEHFGLAGYLAICAFLVNVAREVIKDIEDVEGDLVKGAKTLPIIWGKKKAAYVGSFFALLTVIASFLPVKAGVGIGYYAMVPVDVIILYAAYLILKSQEREMARKSQKLLKMSIFLAVMAFLIAAIV, from the coding sequence ATGGAGCTCAAGGCGTTCGTTGAGATAACGAGGCCCCACAACTGCGTCCTTGCTGGGATTGTGGGTCTTCTAGGCTCTATAGTGGCGGTGGGCCACTTCCCGGACCTTAAAACTAGCCTGCTTGTCTTCTTAGTGGTCACCCTCGGCTGTGCCGGTGGAAACACGATAAACGACTACTTTGACTACGAGATTGATAAAGTCAACCGACCAGATAGGCCCCTCCCGCGGGGGGCTATGGATAGAAAAACCGCCCTCTGGTACGCGATGCTCCTCTTCGCCGTCGGTATGGCCTTGGCTTACATGATAAACCGCTACGCCTTCATCCTCGCTGTCATAGCCTACGTTACGATGTGCCTCTACGCATGGAAGCTCAAGCCGCTCCCATTCATCGGGAACCTCGTGGTGGCTGGCCTTACGGGTGCGACGCCACTTTACGGTGCCGTCGCTGTTGAGCACTTCGGCCTGGCTGGCTATCTTGCCATCTGCGCCTTTCTCGTGAACGTCGCGAGGGAAGTCATCAAGGATATAGAGGACGTCGAGGGGGATTTGGTAAAGGGTGCTAAGACCCTGCCCATCATATGGGGAAAGAAAAAAGCCGCCTACGTCGGGTCGTTCTTTGCCCTGTTAACGGTCATTGCCTCATTCCTGCCTGTGAAAGCTGGTGTGGGTATTGGTTACTATGCCATGGTTCCTGTGGACGTGATTATACTCTACGCGGCCTATCTAATCCTGAAGAGCCAGGAGAGAGAGATGGCACGCAAATCACAGAAGTTGCTCAAGATGAGCATATTCCTTGCCGTTATGGCGTTCCTGATTGCTGCAATAGTTTAG
- a CDS encoding HD domain-containing protein, which yields MYTEEDLLKEIKELMEDDELYQMYERAFREHIYYFETANYIVLNIYQFNDHGPIHVLLTTRRALELLRIIKKFGIETTAEKLGKSFRWSKFIVAFGALFHDLGNMIHRINHYEFSVFLAEPIIDRLAKEFEKDDWLLLKALTLNAIYTHDEHVPCTTIEGSLVTIADGCDMEAGRSRLVHKKDRVDIHAVSALAIESVEIKEGNEEQPILIEIRMKHLAGVFQVDEILTKKVKSSVLGRKVRIRIHAGEEVMEKVI from the coding sequence ATGTACACCGAAGAGGATCTTTTGAAAGAGATTAAGGAACTAATGGAAGACGACGAACTCTACCAGATGTACGAAAGGGCATTCAGGGAACACATTTACTACTTCGAGACAGCCAACTACATAGTACTGAACATCTACCAGTTCAACGACCACGGGCCGATCCACGTTCTCCTCACAACGAGGCGGGCTCTAGAGCTGCTCAGGATCATCAAGAAGTTCGGCATCGAGACGACCGCCGAAAAGCTCGGTAAGTCCTTCCGCTGGAGCAAGTTCATAGTGGCCTTCGGCGCGCTCTTCCACGACCTGGGCAACATGATACACAGAATAAACCACTATGAGTTCAGCGTCTTCCTTGCAGAGCCCATCATTGACAGGCTCGCCAAGGAGTTCGAGAAAGACGACTGGCTCCTCCTAAAGGCGCTAACGCTCAACGCCATCTACACCCACGACGAGCACGTTCCGTGCACGACGATCGAGGGGAGCCTGGTGACAATAGCGGACGGCTGCGACATGGAGGCAGGAAGGAGCAGACTGGTCCACAAGAAGGACCGCGTTGATATTCACGCAGTTTCAGCATTGGCTATAGAGAGCGTCGAAATCAAGGAAGGAAATGAGGAGCAGCCGATATTAATTGAGATACGCATGAAGCATCTCGCGGGAGTCTTCCAAGTGGACGAGATACTGACGAAGAAGGTCAAGAGTTCGGTGCTGGGCAGGAAGGTGAGGATAAGGATACACGCCGGCGAGGAAGTAATGGAGAAGGTTATTTAA
- the eif2g gene encoding translation initiation factor IF-2 subunit gamma: MAKKKEFRQAEVNIGMVGHVDHGKTTLTKALTGIWTDTHSEELRRGITIKIGFADAEIRKCPSCSRYSNSPVCPYCGAETDFERRVSFIDAPGHEALMTTMLAGASLMDGAVLVIAANEGVMPQTREHLMALQIVGNKNIVIALNKIELVDREKVIQRYHEIKEFVKGTVAEDAPIIPISALHGANVDVLLAAIEEFIPTPEHDPNKPPKMLVLRSFDVNKPGTKPEKLVGGVIGGSIVQGKLKVGDEIEIRPGVPYEEHGRIKYEPITTEIVSLQAGGRFVEEAYPGGLVGVGTKLDPFLTKGDLMAGNVVGKPGKLPPVWDELRLEVHLLERVVGTEEELKVEPIKRREVLLLNVGTARTMGLVTGLGKDEVELKLQIPICAEVGDRVAISRQVGSRWRLIGYGFIKE, translated from the coding sequence ATGGCAAAGAAGAAGGAGTTTAGACAGGCCGAGGTCAACATCGGAATGGTTGGTCACGTTGATCACGGTAAAACGACACTCACCAAGGCTTTAACCGGAATCTGGACAGACACCCACAGCGAGGAGCTGAGGAGAGGAATCACCATCAAGATAGGCTTTGCCGATGCCGAGATAAGGAAGTGCCCGAGCTGCAGCAGGTATTCAAACTCCCCTGTGTGCCCGTACTGCGGCGCTGAAACTGACTTCGAGAGGAGGGTTTCCTTCATCGATGCCCCTGGACACGAGGCACTCATGACGACCATGCTCGCCGGAGCTTCCCTCATGGACGGAGCCGTTCTCGTCATAGCGGCAAACGAAGGTGTTATGCCTCAGACGAGAGAGCACCTCATGGCCCTCCAGATAGTCGGCAACAAGAACATCGTCATCGCCCTCAACAAGATCGAGCTCGTCGATAGGGAGAAGGTCATACAGCGCTACCACGAGATAAAAGAATTCGTTAAGGGGACTGTGGCAGAAGACGCTCCAATAATCCCTATTTCAGCCCTGCATGGAGCAAACGTTGACGTTCTCCTGGCTGCAATAGAGGAGTTCATCCCAACGCCCGAGCACGATCCGAACAAGCCTCCAAAGATGCTTGTTCTGAGGAGCTTCGACGTCAACAAGCCCGGAACCAAGCCCGAGAAGCTCGTCGGTGGAGTCATCGGCGGTTCGATAGTCCAGGGCAAGCTCAAGGTCGGCGACGAGATAGAGATCCGCCCGGGCGTTCCCTACGAGGAGCACGGCAGGATCAAGTACGAGCCGATAACCACCGAAATCGTATCCCTCCAGGCAGGAGGAAGATTCGTCGAGGAAGCCTATCCTGGAGGTCTCGTTGGAGTGGGAACCAAGCTCGACCCGTTCCTCACTAAGGGTGACCTCATGGCTGGAAACGTCGTCGGAAAGCCGGGTAAGCTCCCGCCGGTCTGGGATGAGCTCAGGCTTGAGGTTCATCTTCTCGAGAGGGTAGTAGGAACCGAGGAGGAGCTTAAGGTCGAGCCGATTAAGAGGAGGGAAGTCCTGCTCCTCAACGTCGGCACGGCAAGGACGATGGGCCTCGTTACCGGCCTCGGAAAGGACGAAGTCGAGCTCAAGCTGCAGATACCCATCTGTGCCGAGGTCGGCGACAGGGTTGCCATCAGCAGGCAAGTCGGCAGCAGGTGGAGACTCATAGGCTACGGCTTCATCAAGGAGTGA
- a CDS encoding preprotein translocase subunit Sec61beta: MAKEKATLPPTGAGLMRFFDEDTKAVKISPRGVIALTLILVAMELLLHAFGTQIFG, translated from the coding sequence ATGGCAAAAGAAAAGGCGACGCTACCACCCACTGGCGCCGGTCTCATGAGGTTCTTCGATGAGGATACCAAGGCAGTAAAGATAAGTCCAAGGGGCGTTATAGCCCTCACGCTGATACTCGTTGCTATGGAGTTGCTTCTTCACGCCTTTGGAACCCAGATCTTCGGTTAA
- a CDS encoding PIN domain-containing protein, giving the protein MRREWLVIPDTNFLLVPGQFGVDIISELNRVLDIKFRIVIPNVVLQELDVIERKSRGKDLMAIRMAKKLVERFETVDIGRFGERMIDDQIFDFALNNERVVVCTNDKGLKKRLRARGIPVVYLRSKKILELEGMLE; this is encoded by the coding sequence ATGCGCCGCGAGTGGCTCGTTATTCCAGACACCAACTTTCTCCTCGTTCCAGGGCAGTTCGGCGTCGACATAATATCCGAGCTGAACAGGGTTCTCGATATAAAGTTCAGGATTGTAATTCCAAACGTTGTCCTTCAGGAGCTGGACGTCATCGAAAGAAAGTCCCGCGGGAAGGATCTGATGGCCATCAGGATGGCGAAGAAGCTAGTCGAGAGGTTCGAGACCGTTGATATAGGCCGCTTTGGGGAAAGGATGATAGACGACCAGATTTTTGACTTCGCACTGAATAACGAGCGCGTTGTGGTCTGCACCAACGATAAGGGGCTGAAAAAGAGGCTCCGCGCGAGGGGCATTCCCGTGGTTTATCTCCGCTCGAAGAAGATACTCGAGCTTGAGGGAATGCTGGAGTGA
- a CDS encoding Clp1/GlmU family protein, giving the protein MNKATYTEDVPEDRFELLERIASEDKPLKVMLIGGTDSGKTTLLTFLANGLLELGFRVAVIDSDVGQKGILPPATLSLAFPEERFKSLGDLRGVAHYFIGTTSPGQYAGEMAVGVRRLTDIAINEADVVLIDTTGFVTGPGLEMKRLKVELIKPELTLLLERTDELSHLRKVLAPYTEIIDLSVSQKAREHSQEERREVRKEKWKTYFSNGELIEVDLKKIAPTGTEMFLGRPLTSEEKDLLAALFKWLVIAGWKNERYTVVKADMESFPRHYSKSVIHTVDFEKLSNLLVGFIDGDGLCLGVGIFKWVNFSEMKAQVLTPLTPEELEKALELRFGRIRVIETGEELGLLQRKEL; this is encoded by the coding sequence ATGAACAAAGCGACCTACACCGAAGACGTCCCGGAGGACAGGTTTGAACTCCTTGAGCGGATTGCCAGTGAGGATAAGCCGCTTAAGGTAATGCTCATCGGCGGAACCGACAGCGGAAAGACCACTCTGCTGACGTTTTTAGCAAATGGTCTTCTTGAACTGGGCTTTAGGGTCGCTGTAATCGATAGTGACGTTGGGCAGAAAGGAATTCTTCCTCCAGCAACCTTGAGCCTCGCCTTTCCGGAGGAGCGCTTCAAATCGCTGGGCGACCTGAGAGGGGTCGCTCACTACTTCATCGGAACCACTTCTCCCGGCCAGTACGCCGGAGAGATGGCGGTGGGTGTTAGGCGCCTTACCGATATAGCGATCAACGAAGCCGACGTCGTTCTCATAGATACCACCGGATTTGTAACCGGTCCGGGCCTCGAGATGAAGCGTCTTAAGGTCGAGCTGATAAAGCCCGAACTTACCCTTCTCTTGGAGCGGACGGACGAGCTGAGTCATCTGAGGAAGGTCCTTGCTCCTTACACGGAGATAATTGACCTCTCCGTGAGCCAGAAGGCAAGGGAACACTCGCAGGAAGAGCGTCGGGAAGTGAGGAAAGAGAAGTGGAAGACCTACTTTTCAAATGGAGAGCTCATCGAGGTGGATCTGAAGAAAATCGCCCCAACCGGGACGGAAATGTTCCTCGGCAGACCGCTGACGTCTGAGGAAAAGGATCTCCTCGCCGCCCTGTTCAAGTGGCTCGTGATTGCAGGCTGGAAAAATGAGCGCTACACCGTCGTTAAGGCCGATATGGAAAGCTTCCCAAGGCACTATAGCAAATCTGTAATCCACACTGTGGATTTTGAGAAGCTTAGCAACCTGCTCGTTGGCTTTATAGATGGAGACGGCCTGTGCCTCGGGGTTGGCATATTCAAGTGGGTAAACTTCAGCGAAATGAAAGCGCAAGTACTTACTCCGCTCACACCTGAGGAACTGGAGAAAGCCCTCGAGCTCAGGTTTGGGCGCATACGGGTGATTGAAACAGGCGAGGAACTTGGCCTCCTTCAGAGGAAGGAGCTGTAG
- a CDS encoding DUF434 domain-containing protein has product MLPDAYFDLKYLLNRGYRKKSALDFVANHYRLTLDERHLLARCVFSNGWILEVKEKLLRPEELAGNVLAIDGFNVLITLESLLEGKAILCEDGLVRDLKYQGKYGLSERTPNLLGEIANVLKELKVGDAVFFYGKNVPKSGEIRKLTEEKLVESGLSGEIKLVKNPDSKLKAFEVVATADVGIISKVPHVFDLARYVGEKLGKVPVSFQQLLRER; this is encoded by the coding sequence ATGCTTCCCGATGCCTACTTCGACCTCAAGTACCTCCTCAACAGGGGCTACCGTAAGAAAAGCGCCTTGGACTTCGTGGCCAACCACTATAGGCTAACGCTCGACGAGAGGCATCTATTAGCTAGATGCGTTTTTTCCAATGGATGGATTTTAGAAGTCAAGGAAAAGCTCCTCCGCCCGGAAGAGCTCGCTGGGAATGTTTTAGCAATTGACGGCTTTAACGTCCTTATAACCCTCGAATCGCTCCTCGAGGGAAAGGCAATACTCTGCGAGGACGGTCTGGTCAGAGATTTAAAATATCAGGGGAAGTACGGGCTTAGCGAAAGGACCCCGAACCTGCTCGGGGAAATAGCGAATGTTCTGAAGGAGCTGAAAGTTGGAGATGCAGTGTTCTTCTATGGAAAAAACGTCCCAAAGAGTGGCGAGATCAGGAAGCTGACGGAAGAAAAGCTGGTCGAGTCCGGTCTTTCCGGTGAGATAAAACTTGTGAAGAACCCAGATTCCAAGCTCAAGGCCTTCGAGGTTGTTGCAACGGCAGACGTTGGAATAATCTCCAAGGTTCCCCACGTTTTCGACCTTGCGAGATACGTTGGGGAGAAGCTCGGGAAGGTACCAGTATCATTTCAGCAACTCTTGAGGGAACGATAG